In Phyllostomus discolor isolate MPI-MPIP mPhyDis1 chromosome 2, mPhyDis1.pri.v3, whole genome shotgun sequence, the following are encoded in one genomic region:
- the SPSB2 gene encoding SPRY domain-containing SOCS box protein 2 isoform X2, with amino-acid sequence MLRSRRWRGHWVSPEGESNWEKRNAPARLFRGILQLLASMGQTALAGGSSSTPTPQALYPDYSRPEGLEELLSAPFPDLETQRRHGWNPKDCSENIEVKERGLCFERRPVAQSTDGARGKRGYSRGLHAWEISWPPEQRGTHAVVGVATALAPLQADHYAALLGSNSESWGWDIGRGKLYHQSKGIGAPQYPAGPQGEQLEVPERLLVVLDMEEGTLGYALGDTYLGPAFRGLKGRTLYPAVSAVWGQCQVRIRYLGERRAEPHSLLHLSRLSVHKALGAARLGQVSALPLPAAMKRYLLYQLPCNTRLQGLDAVPPQK; translated from the exons ATGCTCAGGAGCCGCCGGTGGCGCGGACACTGG GTCAGTCCCGAAGGGGAGAGCAACTGGGAGAAGAGAAACGCCCCAGCAAGACTCTTTCGGGGAATCCTCCAGCTCCTCGCCTCCATGGGCCAGACGGCCCTGGCAGGGGGCAGCAgtagcacccccaccccacaggccctGTACCCTGACTACTCCCGGCCCGAAGGCTTGGAGGAACTGCTTTCTGCTCCCTTTCCTGACCTGGAGACTCAACGGCGCCACGGCTGGAACCCCAAGGACTGCTCAGAGAACATCGAGGTCAAGGAAAGGGGATTGTGCTTTGAACGGCGGCCCGTAGCCCAGAGCACTGATGGGGCCCGGGGTAAGAGGGGCTACTCGAGGGGCCTGCACGCCTGGGAAATCAGCTGGCCCCCGGAGCAGCGGGGCACCCACGCCGTGGTGGGTGTGGCCACGGCCCTCGCCCCACTGCAGGCGGACCACTACGCGGCGCTGCTGGGCAGCAACAGCGAGTCTTGGGGCTGGGACATTGGGCGTGGGAAGCTATACCATCAGAGCAAGGGGATAGGGGCCCCCCAATATCCAGCCGGACCTCAGGGTGAGCAGCTGGAGGTGCCGGAGAGGCTGCTGGTGGTTCTGGACATGGAGGAGGGAACTCTGGGCTACGCTCTTGGGGACACCTACCTGGGGCCAGCGTTCCGCGGACTGAAGGGCAGGACCCTCTATCCGGCAGTAAGCGCTGTCTGGGGCCAGTGCCAGGTCCGCATCAGGTACCTGGGCGAAAGGAGAG cgGAGCCACACTCCCTTCTGCACCTGAGCCGCCTGTCCGTGCACAAAGCACTGGGGGCTGCCCGTCTGGGCCAGGTATCTGCTCTGCCCCTGCCTGCTGCGATGAAGCGCTACCTGCTCTACCAGCTACCCTGTAATACCAGATTGCAGGGCCTTGATGCCGTCCCTCCCCAGAAGTAG
- the USP5 gene encoding ubiquitin carboxyl-terminal hydrolase 5 isoform X2: protein MAELSEEALLSVLPTIRVPKAGDRVHKDECAFSFDTPESEGGLYICMNTFLGFGKQYVERHFNKTGQRVYLHLRRTRHPKEEDSTAGTGDPPRKKPTRLAIGVEGGFDLSEEKFEYDEDVKIVILPDYLEIARDGLGGLPDFVRDRVTSAVEALLSADSASRKQEVQAWDGEVRQVSKHAFNLKQLDNPARIPPCGWKCSKCDMRENLWLNLTDGSILCGRRYFDGSGGNNHAVEHFRETGYPLAVKLGTITPDGADVYSYDEDDMVLDPNLAEHLSHFGIDMLKMQKTDKTMTELEIDMNQQIGEWELIQESSVPLKPLFGPGYTGIRNLGNSCYLNSVVQVLFSIPDFQRKYVEKLEKIFQNAPADPTQDFSTQVAKLGHGLLSGEYSKPAPESGDGEQVSEQKELQDGIAPRMFKALIGKGHPEFSTNRQQDAQEFFLHLINMVERNCRSSENPNEVFRFLVEEKIKCLATEKVKYTQRVDYIMQLPVPMDAALNKEELLEYEEKKRQAEEEKLPLPELVRAQVPFSSCLEAYGAPEQVDDFWSTALQAKSVAVKTTRFASFPDYLVIQIKKFTFGLDWVPKKLDVSIEMPEELDISQLRGTGLQPGEEELPDIAPPLVTPDEPKAPMLDESVIIQLVEMGFPMDACRKAVYYTGNSGAEAAMNWVMSHMDDPDFANPLILPGSSGPGSTSAAADPPPEDCVTTIVSMGFSRDQALKALRATNNSLERAVDWIFSHIDDLDAEAAMDISEGRSAADSISESVPVGPKVRDGSGKYQLFAFISHMGTSTMCGHYVCHIKKEGRWVIYNDQKVCASEKPPKDLGYIYFYQRVAS from the exons GAGTCTGAGGGTGGCCTGTACATCTGCATGAACACATTCCTGGGCTTCGGGAAGCAGTATGTGGAGAGACATTTCAACAAGACGGGCCAGCGAGTCTACTTGCATCTCCGGCGGACCCGGCACCCA AAAGAGGAAGACAGCACCGCAGGCACTGGAGACCCCCCACGAAAGAAGCCCACCCGCCTGGCTATTG GTGTCGAAGGCGGGTTTGACCTTAGCGAGGAGAAGTTTGAATACGATGAGGACGTGAAGATTGTCATTTTGCCGGATTACCTGGAAATTGCCCGGGATGGGTTGGGGGGACTGCCTGACTTTGTCAGAGATCGG GTGACCAGTGCGGTGGAGGCACTACTGTCCGCCGACTCAGCCTCCCGCAAGCAGGAAGTACAGGCCTGGGATGGGGAAGTACGGCAGGTGTCTAAGCATGCCTTCAACCTCAAGCAGCTGGACAACCCTGCTCGAATCCCTCCCTG TGGCTGGAAGTGCTCCAAGTGTGACATGAGAGAGAACCTATGGCTCAACCTGACCGATGGCTCTATCCTCTGTGGCCGACGCTACTTCGATGGCAGTGGCGGCAACAACCATGCTGTGGAGCACTTCAGGGAGACAGGCTACCCATTAGCTGTCAAACTGGGCACCATCACACCTGACGGAGCTG ATGTGTACTCATATGATGAGGACGACATGGTCCTGGACCCCAACCTGGCTGAGCACCTCTCCCACTTCGGCATTGACATGCTGAAGATGCAAAAG ACGGACAAGACGATGACCGAGTTGGAGATAGATATGAACCAGCAGATTGGCGAATGGGAGCTGATCCAGGAGTCAAGTGTGCCACTGAAACCCCTGTTCGGGCCTGGCTACACAGGCATCCGGAACCTGGGTAACAGCTGCTACCTCAACTCGGTGGTCCAGGTGCTCTTCAGCATCCCCGACTTCCAGAGGAA GTATGtggaaaagctggagaagatCTTCCAGAACGCCCCAGCGGACCCGACCCAGGACTTCAGCACCCAGGT GGCCAAGCTGGGCCACGGCCTTCTCTCCGGAGAGTATTCCAAGCCAGCACCGGAGTCAGGCGATGGGGAGCAGGTGTCAGAACAAAAG GAACTTCAAGATGGCATTGCCCCTCGGATGTTCAAGGCCCTCATTGGCAAGGGTCACCCTGAGTTCTCTACCAACCGGCAGCAGGATGCCCAGGAGTTCTTCCTTCACCTTATCAACATGGTGGAA AGGAATTGCCGGAGTTCTGAAAATCCTAATGAAGTGTTCCGCTTCTTGGTGGAGGAAAAGATCAAGTGCCTGGCTACAGAGAAGGTGAAGTACACCCAGCGGGTAGACTACATCATGCAGCTGCCTGTGCCCATGGATGCGGCCCTTAACAAGG AGGAGCTTCTAGAGTACGAGGAGAAGAAGCGGCAAGCTGAAGAGGAGAAGCTGCCACTGCCCGAGCTGGTTCGGGCCCAGGTGCCCTTCAGCTCCTGCCTGGAGGCCTATGGGGCCCCCGAGCAGGTGGATGACTTCTGGAGCACGGCTCTGCAGGCCAAATCAGTAGCTGTCAA GACCACACGATTTGCCTCATTCCCTGACTACCTGGTCATCCAGATCAAGAAGTTCACCTTCGGCCTAGACTGGGTACCCAAGAAACTGG ACGTGTCCATTGAGATGCCAGAGGAGCTAGACATCTCCCAGTTGAGGGGTACAGGGCTGCAGCCTGGAGAGGAGGAGCTGCCTGACATTGCCCCACCCCTGGTTACTCCGGATGAGCCCAAAG CCCCCATGCTGGATGAGTCGGTCATCATCCAGCTGGTGGAAATGGGCTTCCCCATGGACGCCTGCCGCAAAGCCGTCTACTACACGGGCAACAGCGGGGCCGAGGCCGCCATGAACTGGGTCATGTCGCACATGGATGATCCAG ATTTTGCAAACCCCCTCATCCTGCCTGGCTCCAGCGGGCCTGGCTCCACAAGTGCAGCAGCGGACCCCCCGCCAGAGGACTGCGTGACCACCATTGTCTCCATGGGCTTCTCCCGGGACCAGGCCCTCAAAGCTCTGCGGGCCACG AACAATAGTTTAGAACGGGCTGTGGACTGGATCTTCAGTCACATCGACGACCTAGACGCAGAGGCTGCCATGGACATCTCAGAGGGTCGCTCGGCTGCCGactccatctctgagtctgtgcCGGTGGGGCCTAAAGTCCGGGATGGTTCTGGAA aGTATCAGCTCTTTGCCTTCATCAGTCACATGGGCACCTCCACCATGTGTGGTCACTACGTCTGCCACATCAAGAAGGAAGGCAG aTGGGTGATCTACAACGACCAGAAAGTGTGTGCCTCTGAGAAGCCGCCCAAGGACCTGGGCTACATCTACTTCTACCAGAGAGTGGCCAGTTAA
- the TPI1 gene encoding triosephosphate isomerase: protein MAKEAEFCLTALYISGQWPRLRGDPDLQCVGSSAMAPSRKFFVGGNWKMNGRKANLGELINTLNAAKVPADTEVVCAPPTAYIDFARQKLDPKIAVAAQNCYKVTNGAFTGEISPGMIKDCGATWVVLGHSERRHVFGESDELIGQKVAHALSEGLGVIACIGEKLDEREAGITEKVVFEQTKVIADNVKDWSKVVLAYEPVWAIGTGKTATPQQAQEVHEKLRGWLKSNVSDAVAQSTRIIYGGSVTGATCKELASQPDVDGFLVGGASLKPEFVDIINAKQ, encoded by the exons ATGGCCAAGGAGGCGGAGTTCTGTCTCACCGCGCTCTATATAAGCGGGCAGTGGCCGCGGCTGCGCGGTGATCCTGACCTTCAGTGTGTCGGCTCCAGcgccatggcgccctccaggaaGTTTTTCGTGGGGGGGAACTGGAAGATGAATGGGCGGAAGGCGAATCTGGGGGAACTCATCAACACGCTGAATGCGGCCAAGGTGCCGGCCGACACCG AGGTGGTTTGTGCACCCCCCACCGCCTACATTGACTTTGCCAGGCAGAAGCTAGATcccaagattgctgtggctgcCCAGAACTGCTACAAAGTGACTAATGGGGCCTTTACTGGGGAGATCAG ccctggcatGATCAAAGACTGTGGAGCCACATGGGTAGTCCTGGGGCACTCGGAGAGAAGACACGTCTTTGGGGAGTCAGATGAG CTGATTGGGCAGAAAGTGGCGCATGCCCTGTCGGAGGGACTTGGAGTGATCGCCTGCATTGGGGAGAAGCTAGATGAGAGGGAAGCTGGCATCACTGAGAAGGTCGTTTTTGAACAGACCAAGGTCATCGCAG ATAACGTGAAGGACTGGAGCAAGGTTGTTCTGGCCTATGAGCCTGTGTGGGCAATCGGCACAGGCAAGACTGCAACACCTCAACAG GCCCAGGAAGTACACGAAAAGCTCCGGGGATGGCTGAAGTCCAATGTCTCTGATGCAGTGGCTCAGAGCACCCGCATCATTTATGGAG GTTCTGTGACTGGGGCAACCTGCAAGGAGCTGGCAAGCCAGCCTGATGTGGACGGCTTCCTCGTGGGTGGTGCGTCCCTGAAGCCTGAATTTGTGGACATCATCAATGCCAAACAATAA
- the USP5 gene encoding ubiquitin carboxyl-terminal hydrolase 5 isoform X1: protein MAELSEEALLSVLPTIRVPKAGDRVHKDECAFSFDTPESEGGLYICMNTFLGFGKQYVERHFNKTGQRVYLHLRRTRHPKEEDSTAGTGDPPRKKPTRLAIGVEGGFDLSEEKFEYDEDVKIVILPDYLEIARDGLGGLPDFVRDRVTSAVEALLSADSASRKQEVQAWDGEVRQVSKHAFNLKQLDNPARIPPCGWKCSKCDMRENLWLNLTDGSILCGRRYFDGSGGNNHAVEHFRETGYPLAVKLGTITPDGADVYSYDEDDMVLDPNLAEHLSHFGIDMLKMQKTDKTMTELEIDMNQQIGEWELIQESSVPLKPLFGPGYTGIRNLGNSCYLNSVVQVLFSIPDFQRKYVEKLEKIFQNAPADPTQDFSTQVAKLGHGLLSGEYSKPAPESGDGEQVSEQKELQDGIAPRMFKALIGKGHPEFSTNRQQDAQEFFLHLINMVERNCRSSENPNEVFRFLVEEKIKCLATEKVKYTQRVDYIMQLPVPMDAALNKEELLEYEEKKRQAEEEKLPLPELVRAQVPFSSCLEAYGAPEQVDDFWSTALQAKSVAVKTTRFASFPDYLVIQIKKFTFGLDWVPKKLDVSIEMPEELDISQLRGTGLQPGEEELPDIAPPLVTPDEPKGSLGFYGNEDEDSFCSPHFSSPTSPMLDESVIIQLVEMGFPMDACRKAVYYTGNSGAEAAMNWVMSHMDDPDFANPLILPGSSGPGSTSAAADPPPEDCVTTIVSMGFSRDQALKALRATNNSLERAVDWIFSHIDDLDAEAAMDISEGRSAADSISESVPVGPKVRDGSGKYQLFAFISHMGTSTMCGHYVCHIKKEGRWVIYNDQKVCASEKPPKDLGYIYFYQRVAS, encoded by the exons GAGTCTGAGGGTGGCCTGTACATCTGCATGAACACATTCCTGGGCTTCGGGAAGCAGTATGTGGAGAGACATTTCAACAAGACGGGCCAGCGAGTCTACTTGCATCTCCGGCGGACCCGGCACCCA AAAGAGGAAGACAGCACCGCAGGCACTGGAGACCCCCCACGAAAGAAGCCCACCCGCCTGGCTATTG GTGTCGAAGGCGGGTTTGACCTTAGCGAGGAGAAGTTTGAATACGATGAGGACGTGAAGATTGTCATTTTGCCGGATTACCTGGAAATTGCCCGGGATGGGTTGGGGGGACTGCCTGACTTTGTCAGAGATCGG GTGACCAGTGCGGTGGAGGCACTACTGTCCGCCGACTCAGCCTCCCGCAAGCAGGAAGTACAGGCCTGGGATGGGGAAGTACGGCAGGTGTCTAAGCATGCCTTCAACCTCAAGCAGCTGGACAACCCTGCTCGAATCCCTCCCTG TGGCTGGAAGTGCTCCAAGTGTGACATGAGAGAGAACCTATGGCTCAACCTGACCGATGGCTCTATCCTCTGTGGCCGACGCTACTTCGATGGCAGTGGCGGCAACAACCATGCTGTGGAGCACTTCAGGGAGACAGGCTACCCATTAGCTGTCAAACTGGGCACCATCACACCTGACGGAGCTG ATGTGTACTCATATGATGAGGACGACATGGTCCTGGACCCCAACCTGGCTGAGCACCTCTCCCACTTCGGCATTGACATGCTGAAGATGCAAAAG ACGGACAAGACGATGACCGAGTTGGAGATAGATATGAACCAGCAGATTGGCGAATGGGAGCTGATCCAGGAGTCAAGTGTGCCACTGAAACCCCTGTTCGGGCCTGGCTACACAGGCATCCGGAACCTGGGTAACAGCTGCTACCTCAACTCGGTGGTCCAGGTGCTCTTCAGCATCCCCGACTTCCAGAGGAA GTATGtggaaaagctggagaagatCTTCCAGAACGCCCCAGCGGACCCGACCCAGGACTTCAGCACCCAGGT GGCCAAGCTGGGCCACGGCCTTCTCTCCGGAGAGTATTCCAAGCCAGCACCGGAGTCAGGCGATGGGGAGCAGGTGTCAGAACAAAAG GAACTTCAAGATGGCATTGCCCCTCGGATGTTCAAGGCCCTCATTGGCAAGGGTCACCCTGAGTTCTCTACCAACCGGCAGCAGGATGCCCAGGAGTTCTTCCTTCACCTTATCAACATGGTGGAA AGGAATTGCCGGAGTTCTGAAAATCCTAATGAAGTGTTCCGCTTCTTGGTGGAGGAAAAGATCAAGTGCCTGGCTACAGAGAAGGTGAAGTACACCCAGCGGGTAGACTACATCATGCAGCTGCCTGTGCCCATGGATGCGGCCCTTAACAAGG AGGAGCTTCTAGAGTACGAGGAGAAGAAGCGGCAAGCTGAAGAGGAGAAGCTGCCACTGCCCGAGCTGGTTCGGGCCCAGGTGCCCTTCAGCTCCTGCCTGGAGGCCTATGGGGCCCCCGAGCAGGTGGATGACTTCTGGAGCACGGCTCTGCAGGCCAAATCAGTAGCTGTCAA GACCACACGATTTGCCTCATTCCCTGACTACCTGGTCATCCAGATCAAGAAGTTCACCTTCGGCCTAGACTGGGTACCCAAGAAACTGG ACGTGTCCATTGAGATGCCAGAGGAGCTAGACATCTCCCAGTTGAGGGGTACAGGGCTGCAGCCTGGAGAGGAGGAGCTGCCTGACATTGCCCCACCCCTGGTTACTCCGGATGAGCCCAAAGGTAGCCTTGGTTTCTATGGCAACGAAGACGAAGACTCCTTCTGCTCCCCTCACTTCTCCTCTCCAACAT CCCCCATGCTGGATGAGTCGGTCATCATCCAGCTGGTGGAAATGGGCTTCCCCATGGACGCCTGCCGCAAAGCCGTCTACTACACGGGCAACAGCGGGGCCGAGGCCGCCATGAACTGGGTCATGTCGCACATGGATGATCCAG ATTTTGCAAACCCCCTCATCCTGCCTGGCTCCAGCGGGCCTGGCTCCACAAGTGCAGCAGCGGACCCCCCGCCAGAGGACTGCGTGACCACCATTGTCTCCATGGGCTTCTCCCGGGACCAGGCCCTCAAAGCTCTGCGGGCCACG AACAATAGTTTAGAACGGGCTGTGGACTGGATCTTCAGTCACATCGACGACCTAGACGCAGAGGCTGCCATGGACATCTCAGAGGGTCGCTCGGCTGCCGactccatctctgagtctgtgcCGGTGGGGCCTAAAGTCCGGGATGGTTCTGGAA aGTATCAGCTCTTTGCCTTCATCAGTCACATGGGCACCTCCACCATGTGTGGTCACTACGTCTGCCACATCAAGAAGGAAGGCAG aTGGGTGATCTACAACGACCAGAAAGTGTGTGCCTCTGAGAAGCCGCCCAAGGACCTGGGCTACATCTACTTCTACCAGAGAGTGGCCAGTTAA
- the SPSB2 gene encoding SPRY domain-containing SOCS box protein 2 isoform X3: MGQTALAGGSSSTPTPQALYPDYSRPEGLEELLSAPFPDLETQRRHGWNPKDCSENIEVKERGLCFERRPVAQSTDGARGKRGYSRGLHAWEISWPPEQRGTHAVVGVATALAPLQADHYAALLGSNSESWGWDIGRGKLYHQSKGIGAPQYPAGPQGEQLEVPERLLVVLDMEEGTLGYALGDTYLGPAFRGLKGRTLYPAVSAVWGQCQVRIRYLGERRAEPHSLLHLSRLSVHKALGAARLGQVSALPLPAAMKRYLLYQLPCNTRLQGLDAVPPQK; encoded by the exons ATGGGCCAGACGGCCCTGGCAGGGGGCAGCAgtagcacccccaccccacaggccctGTACCCTGACTACTCCCGGCCCGAAGGCTTGGAGGAACTGCTTTCTGCTCCCTTTCCTGACCTGGAGACTCAACGGCGCCACGGCTGGAACCCCAAGGACTGCTCAGAGAACATCGAGGTCAAGGAAAGGGGATTGTGCTTTGAACGGCGGCCCGTAGCCCAGAGCACTGATGGGGCCCGGGGTAAGAGGGGCTACTCGAGGGGCCTGCACGCCTGGGAAATCAGCTGGCCCCCGGAGCAGCGGGGCACCCACGCCGTGGTGGGTGTGGCCACGGCCCTCGCCCCACTGCAGGCGGACCACTACGCGGCGCTGCTGGGCAGCAACAGCGAGTCTTGGGGCTGGGACATTGGGCGTGGGAAGCTATACCATCAGAGCAAGGGGATAGGGGCCCCCCAATATCCAGCCGGACCTCAGGGTGAGCAGCTGGAGGTGCCGGAGAGGCTGCTGGTGGTTCTGGACATGGAGGAGGGAACTCTGGGCTACGCTCTTGGGGACACCTACCTGGGGCCAGCGTTCCGCGGACTGAAGGGCAGGACCCTCTATCCGGCAGTAAGCGCTGTCTGGGGCCAGTGCCAGGTCCGCATCAGGTACCTGGGCGAAAGGAGAG cgGAGCCACACTCCCTTCTGCACCTGAGCCGCCTGTCCGTGCACAAAGCACTGGGGGCTGCCCGTCTGGGCCAGGTATCTGCTCTGCCCCTGCCTGCTGCGATGAAGCGCTACCTGCTCTACCAGCTACCCTGTAATACCAGATTGCAGGGCCTTGATGCCGTCCCTCCCCAGAAGTAG
- the SPSB2 gene encoding SPRY domain-containing SOCS box protein 2 isoform X1 codes for MLRSRRWRGHWAGEGDGPGEAQRRELARVSGDWDRWVSPEGESNWEKRNAPARLFRGILQLLASMGQTALAGGSSSTPTPQALYPDYSRPEGLEELLSAPFPDLETQRRHGWNPKDCSENIEVKERGLCFERRPVAQSTDGARGKRGYSRGLHAWEISWPPEQRGTHAVVGVATALAPLQADHYAALLGSNSESWGWDIGRGKLYHQSKGIGAPQYPAGPQGEQLEVPERLLVVLDMEEGTLGYALGDTYLGPAFRGLKGRTLYPAVSAVWGQCQVRIRYLGERRAEPHSLLHLSRLSVHKALGAARLGQVSALPLPAAMKRYLLYQLPCNTRLQGLDAVPPQK; via the exons ATGCTCAGGAGCCGCCGGTGGCGCGGACACTGGGCAGGCGAGGGGGACGGCCCTGGAGAGGCCCAAAGGCGTGAACTCGCGAGAGTCTCGGGAGACTGGGACAGATGG GTCAGTCCCGAAGGGGAGAGCAACTGGGAGAAGAGAAACGCCCCAGCAAGACTCTTTCGGGGAATCCTCCAGCTCCTCGCCTCCATGGGCCAGACGGCCCTGGCAGGGGGCAGCAgtagcacccccaccccacaggccctGTACCCTGACTACTCCCGGCCCGAAGGCTTGGAGGAACTGCTTTCTGCTCCCTTTCCTGACCTGGAGACTCAACGGCGCCACGGCTGGAACCCCAAGGACTGCTCAGAGAACATCGAGGTCAAGGAAAGGGGATTGTGCTTTGAACGGCGGCCCGTAGCCCAGAGCACTGATGGGGCCCGGGGTAAGAGGGGCTACTCGAGGGGCCTGCACGCCTGGGAAATCAGCTGGCCCCCGGAGCAGCGGGGCACCCACGCCGTGGTGGGTGTGGCCACGGCCCTCGCCCCACTGCAGGCGGACCACTACGCGGCGCTGCTGGGCAGCAACAGCGAGTCTTGGGGCTGGGACATTGGGCGTGGGAAGCTATACCATCAGAGCAAGGGGATAGGGGCCCCCCAATATCCAGCCGGACCTCAGGGTGAGCAGCTGGAGGTGCCGGAGAGGCTGCTGGTGGTTCTGGACATGGAGGAGGGAACTCTGGGCTACGCTCTTGGGGACACCTACCTGGGGCCAGCGTTCCGCGGACTGAAGGGCAGGACCCTCTATCCGGCAGTAAGCGCTGTCTGGGGCCAGTGCCAGGTCCGCATCAGGTACCTGGGCGAAAGGAGAG cgGAGCCACACTCCCTTCTGCACCTGAGCCGCCTGTCCGTGCACAAAGCACTGGGGGCTGCCCGTCTGGGCCAGGTATCTGCTCTGCCCCTGCCTGCTGCGATGAAGCGCTACCTGCTCTACCAGCTACCCTGTAATACCAGATTGCAGGGCCTTGATGCCGTCCCTCCCCAGAAGTAG